A window of Fibrobacter sp. UWEL genomic DNA:
CGAAGGTCTCCTGAACCGCTACTTCAACAAGTAATGAGATCCGTTTGAGGTAAGTCATGAAAGATTCCGCAGCAATCCTTACGAGGCATAAGATTCGCCCCTCCGTACAGAGGGTCAGTGTGCTCCGTTACCTGCGGGGCGTCAAGACTCATCCTACGGTGGATACCATTTACCAGGCGCTCCTTCAGGATAATCCCGGCATGTCAAGGACTACGGTCTACAACACGCTGGAACTCTTGAGGTCCAACGGTATCGTGACGGCGCTGGACTTTGGTGAAGGCTTCCTGCGTTATGACGCGCAGAGACTTCCCCACAGTCACTTCCATTGCGATTGCTGTGGCCGGGTATATGACATCATGACGCCGCCACCCAACTGTCTGGACTTGCTTCCAAGAGGTTTCTGCCTGAAGCATACCCAGCTGAATATGAGTGGTGTCTGCGCTGAATGTATGCAGAAACCCGAGCCCGCCGCTTCCGTCGAGTCTGCTGCATCCGTCGAGTCTGCCGCTGCGGTGGCGGAATCCGGAGCGAAGGAGCTGAGTGGCGGTGACGCTAGCTCGCAGGTTCATTCATAGGGAAGACGTTTTCTCCTAATAACAAGGCCCGGTGGCATCTGCCATCGGGCTGTTTTTGCAGGTGGATATCGTCGGAATACGGTTTTCCGAGGGTGGAAGTCGTCGCGGGAGGTTCCCCGCTGGCGGGTTCCGCGGGGTGTTTGTCGCGAAAATGCGGGTTCTCGCGGATAGAACATCCTCGCGGGATGGAATCGCGGGTGGACATCGCCGCAGGCTGAAAAAGTCGCGAAAGGCGGGTCGAAAAAGTCGCAAAATCGCGAAATGCTAGTGCGAAAATCAATTTTTCTTGAAATTCATACTACAAAAGCGGTCTTGTGGTGGCCGGCACTAGTATGAATTTCCGTAATTGCTAGAAATTGCACTAGCTTTTACCCGACGAGAGCGTTTTCTCGCTGGTAATTGTAGTGCAAAAACGCCTTTTCGCGGGAATTCATCCTACTGCTGCAGGAAAGTGCTGGAAATTGCCCCGAAAAAATAGTGCGAATCCCGGTGTTTCCGAAGATTCGCACTACAAAATCCTGAAATCGCACTGCAAAATGCCCAATCGCAGGTCCCGCGGGCTGCCAACCCGCCGTTTTTTTCCTGACGGGGCTGTCGACCCGTGGATTTAAGCTTTCAGCTTATCCAGCGCTTCGTTGGAGCCGATGACGAACAGCACATCGTTTTCCTTAAGGACATAGTCTGCGATGTTACCGATCTTAGGCGTAGGTTCCAGCGGGTCGCGGATGGCAATCACCTGAATGCCGTACTTGTGGGTGAGGCTCAGGTCCTTCAAAGTCTTGTTCCAGAAGGCTTCCGGACAGGCCAGTTCCACGATGGAGTAACCTTCCATGAAAGGCAGGTAGTCCAGCATGTTGGGGCGGTTCAATCTTTCTGCCAGAGAGATCGCCATGTCACGTTCCGGATGGAAGATGTCTGCAACGCCCAGCTTTTCCAGGATGGTAGTATGTGCGGGGCTACTGGACTTAGCGATGATGTGCTTCACGCCCAGTTCGCGCAGGTTCAGTACTGTCAGGAGAGAAGCCTGCAGGTCTTCGCCGATACAGCAGATCACGCTGTCCACCTTAGCCAGGGGCAGGGACTGGAGCTGTTTCTTGCGGGTGCCGTCGGCAACCACTGCCTGGGCAACCTGGTTGGAAATATCTTGAATCTTTTCGGGACTGGGGTCCACCACCATCACGTCATGACCAAGGGCGGTCAGGTGACGTGCCAGGAAGTAGCCTGTATTACCCAGGCCGATTACTACGAATTGTTTAGATGCCATATCCTAAAGATAGAAAATATGGGAGGCGTCTAGAGATTGTCGAAGCTGGATGCCTTGCTAGGGCTTCGGAAGAATTTGGCCTTATTGGGCGCTTCGCCCTTGATACAGCGTACGGAATTGGCCTGATCCTTGTAAAAACCCTTCTTTTTCCACCCGCTTGGGGATTCATAGGTGTAAAAGAAGGCGTAGTCAGCGTAATCCGGGTCGGATTCCGCGGTCCAGAAGGTGGCGGTGTAGTCGTAGGCGTAAAAATCCCCGTTGAAGGCTCTGTAACCGCCCTTATGGGGGAAGATGTCTTCGTCGTAGATAACGTTGGACAGTTCCGCTACGGTGGGGAGACGCCAACCCTCGGGACAGGCCCTCTTGGCCATTTCCCAGGTGTACAGTCTTCCGGTCTTGAGGCAGGTCCTGTCGTTGTTCTCGAAGCAGACGCTAGGGACCTTACGGATGTTCATGTTCTGGGTCATCCAGAGATTGCCGTTGATCCACTTGACAGTGTAGGTCTTGTTGTCTCGAGGGTCCGTGAAGGTCCCTTCCATACTACCCGGGTTGGAACCGTCGTCGGTTCTCTTAATCTCTAGCTTTTCTTTAGCCGCGATGGAGTCTAGTCTTGCTTTTTCCGCGGCGTCTCGGCGGGCCTGTTTTTCGGCCTTTGTCTCAAAGGGGCTTTCGTTCCAAACGGACGCATTGGCGCCCACGGCCGCGAGCAATAGAACCGTAGATAAGAGTTTCAGAAAACGCATAGACCTAACCTCGTTTCCGTCCAATATATAAAAGATGATAGACTGGAGGCTAGATTAGCCCACCATGATGTCTTCTTCGGCGTACCACATACCATCATCCTTGTTGGTTGCCACCGCAGAAATCAAGAACAAGGGTCCCATACGACCGATGAACATGACCGTACAAATCAGGATCTTGCCCGGGATGGACAGGTCGGGGGTGATGCCCATGGACAGACCGCAGGTACTGTAGGCGCTGACCACTTCGAAGAGGATGGTCAGGAAGTTGGACTGCTCGATGGAGTTTCCGTTGGCCTCGGTCTGGAGCAAAATCAGGGTTGCCGCCACCACAACAACGATGGCCACCACGAAGATTCGCACCGCCTTATCCACCGTAGTTTCCGGGATGGTGCGGCCGAGAATTTGAGTCTTTTTACGGCCCAGCAGGCGGTTGAACCCCAGGAGGGCGATCACTGCCGTAGTGGTGGTCTTGATGCCGCCACCGCAGCTACCCGGGTTGGCACCGATGAGCATGATCACGATAAAGAAGAAAAGGCTGCCGATACTGAGGGAGGGCACGTCCACGTTGTTGAGACCTGCGGTACGGCTGGTAAACGCCATGAACACGCTGGACTGGACCTTTTCCCCGAAGGTAAGGCTAGCGAAGACGTTGCTCCATTCGCTAAAGATGAAGAACGCGATGCTGACGCCTACGATAATCAGGGTAAAGCCGGTAGCGATGCGGGTATGGAGGGATACCTTCTGGAAGGAACGCTTCTTGAAGTCGAAAACATAGCGGGCTTCCGTAATGGCCAAAAAGCCGAAACCGCCGGCCAGCGCCAGGACGCAGGTGGTGATGTTCACGATGGGATTCAGCTGGAAACGGACCATGGAATCCGGGAACAGGGTAAAGCCCACGTTACAGAAGGAGCTGATAGCCTGGAAGACGCTCCCGAAGATGCGATCGTAAAGGGAGTACTCCTCCAGGGCGAATTCGTTGAACTGGGTAAAGTACATGACCGCGCCCACCGCTTCCAGCCCGAACAT
This region includes:
- a CDS encoding FISUMP domain-containing protein — protein: MRFLKLLSTVLLLAAVGANASVWNESPFETKAEKQARRDAAEKARLDSIAAKEKLEIKRTDDGSNPGSMEGTFTDPRDNKTYTVKWINGNLWMTQNMNIRKVPSVCFENNDRTCLKTGRLYTWEMAKRACPEGWRLPTVAELSNVIYDEDIFPHKGGYRAFNGDFYAYDYTATFWTAESDPDYADYAFFYTYESPSGWKKKGFYKDQANSVRCIKGEAPNKAKFFRSPSKASSFDNL
- a CDS encoding TrkH family potassium uptake protein, which codes for MLRSRYEAFDYVEKTVDKKKKTGNPIVMIVAGYLALISLGAFLLSMPFAQREHIGILDAFFTATSAVCVTGLSTIDISSSFNIFGNWILVILMQAGGLGIMTISTVIILLAGMHPGFNHQSALLANYTQEGNVDATRILKAVLPFMFGLEAVGAVMYFTQFNEFALEEYSLYDRIFGSVFQAISSFCNVGFTLFPDSMVRFQLNPIVNITTCVLALAGGFGFLAITEARYVFDFKKRSFQKVSLHTRIATGFTLIIVGVSIAFFIFSEWSNVFASLTFGEKVQSSVFMAFTSRTAGLNNVDVPSLSIGSLFFFIVIMLIGANPGSCGGGIKTTTTAVIALLGFNRLLGRKKTQILGRTIPETTVDKAVRIFVVAIVVVVAATLILLQTEANGNSIEQSNFLTILFEVVSAYSTCGLSMGITPDLSIPGKILICTVMFIGRMGPLFLISAVATNKDDGMWYAEEDIMVG
- a CDS encoding Fur family transcriptional regulator gives rise to the protein MKDSAAILTRHKIRPSVQRVSVLRYLRGVKTHPTVDTIYQALLQDNPGMSRTTVYNTLELLRSNGIVTALDFGEGFLRYDAQRLPHSHFHCDCCGRVYDIMTPPPNCLDLLPRGFCLKHTQLNMSGVCAECMQKPEPAASVESAASVESAAAVAESGAKELSGGDASSQVHS
- a CDS encoding TrkA family potassium uptake protein, with product MASKQFVVIGLGNTGYFLARHLTALGHDVMVVDPSPEKIQDISNQVAQAVVADGTRKKQLQSLPLAKVDSVICCIGEDLQASLLTVLNLRELGVKHIIAKSSSPAHTTILEKLGVADIFHPERDMAISLAERLNRPNMLDYLPFMEGYSIVELACPEAFWNKTLKDLSLTHKYGIQVIAIRDPLEPTPKIGNIADYVLKENDVLFVIGSNEALDKLKA